From one Planctomycetota bacterium genomic stretch:
- a CDS encoding LON peptidase substrate-binding domain-containing protein, translating to MSSDSDSFDGDADGHEFEGGERIDAVPLFPLPGVVLLPGAILPLHVFERRYRQMTRHAVEPGYDGRRLIGICRVKGEPDPMSEVTPIYDVACVARIIDHQRLPDGRFNVLVQGTARVQLDDEAELFEEVYPGEPLMYRRADLEVLSCKGAFEIDLGDARERMLSICRRPPILGTPVAGQLEKLFTSPLPTTRLADVLAFDLLDDADVKQELLEDLDDRHRTERIAALLDEQFPEPDSIKKLGDRFKVDE from the coding sequence GAGTTCGAAGGCGGCGAACGGATCGACGCGGTCCCGTTGTTCCCGCTGCCGGGTGTCGTGCTTCTGCCGGGGGCGATCCTTCCGTTGCACGTGTTCGAGCGGCGATACCGCCAAATGACGCGACACGCGGTCGAGCCCGGCTACGACGGCCGACGCCTGATTGGCATCTGCCGGGTCAAGGGCGAGCCCGACCCGATGAGCGAGGTGACGCCGATCTACGACGTCGCCTGCGTCGCCCGCATCATCGACCATCAACGTCTGCCCGACGGCCGATTCAACGTGCTGGTCCAGGGCACGGCCCGCGTGCAACTCGACGATGAGGCCGAGCTGTTCGAAGAGGTTTATCCCGGCGAGCCGCTGATGTACCGGCGGGCCGATCTGGAGGTGCTGTCGTGCAAGGGCGCGTTCGAGATCGACCTGGGCGACGCCCGCGAGCGGATGCTCAGCATCTGCCGCCGTCCGCCGATCCTGGGCACACCGGTCGCGGGACAGCTCGAAAAGCTCTTCACCAGCCCGTTGCCGACGACGCGTTTGGCGGACGTGTTGGCTTTCGACCTTCTCGACGATGCGGACGTGAAGCAGGAGCTACTCGAAGACCTCGACGACCGCCACCGCACCGAACGCATCGCCGCCCTCCTCGACGAGCAGTTCCCCGAGCCCGACTCGATCAAGAAGCTCGGGGATCGATTTAAGGTGGACGAGTGA
- the dinB gene encoding DNA polymerase IV has translation MKLEGPESESSGFKLPPSSFPARSVLHVDMDAFFASVEQRDDPSLRGRPTLVAGRPPRGVVQAASYEARAYGCRSAMPTGEAVRLCPHERIVRGNFAKYREASGRVFAILREFTPLVQTLSIDEAFLDVTGSQRLFGDGETIAREIRRRVLETTGLTCSVGVAPNKFLAKLVGGLKKPDALFVVTPNQVLDLIGPLAIEEMWGVGPAAARRLRRFGVKTFADLRELPDNFFVDHHFGLRLKQLAFGIDERPVVPEREAKSIGHEHTFGEDATDCDALRDELLAQVEHVASRLRRAGRTARSVTLKLRHGQTYREFETFTRRTTLPDPTDRTRPLWEAARDLFDAWAQTSFRPVRLMGVQLADLHDAGAESQLDLFDRADTTLDKTLDHVRDRFGSGAIGMGLRQR, from the coding sequence TTGAAGCTTGAAGGACCAGAATCGGAGTCTTCGGGCTTCAAGCTTCCTCCTTCAAGCTTTCCGGCCCGAAGCGTCCTTCACGTCGACATGGACGCTTTCTTCGCGTCGGTGGAGCAGCGGGATGATCCGTCGTTACGGGGCAGGCCGACGCTCGTCGCGGGGCGACCGCCGAGGGGTGTGGTACAGGCAGCGTCATACGAGGCGCGGGCGTATGGGTGCCGGAGTGCAATGCCGACGGGCGAGGCGGTTCGGCTGTGTCCGCACGAGCGGATCGTCCGAGGCAACTTTGCCAAGTACCGAGAGGCGAGCGGGCGGGTCTTTGCGATTCTGCGGGAGTTCACGCCGCTGGTGCAGACGCTGAGCATCGATGAGGCCTTCCTCGACGTCACCGGCAGCCAACGGCTCTTCGGCGACGGTGAGACTATCGCTCGCGAAATTCGACGCCGCGTCCTTGAGACGACCGGCCTGACGTGTAGCGTCGGCGTTGCGCCCAACAAGTTCCTGGCAAAGCTCGTCGGCGGACTAAAGAAGCCCGACGCACTGTTCGTCGTCACGCCCAATCAGGTGCTCGACCTCATCGGACCACTTGCGATCGAAGAGATGTGGGGCGTCGGTCCGGCCGCGGCACGGCGGCTTAGGCGATTCGGCGTCAAGACGTTTGCCGACCTCCGCGAGCTGCCAGACAATTTCTTCGTCGACCATCACTTCGGCCTGCGGCTCAAGCAGCTCGCGTTCGGCATCGATGAACGCCCCGTCGTCCCAGAACGCGAGGCCAAAAGCATCGGCCACGAGCACACATTCGGCGAAGACGCCACCGACTGCGACGCCCTTCGCGACGAGCTGCTCGCCCAGGTCGAACACGTCGCGAGCCGGTTGCGCCGGGCCGGACGGACGGCACGGTCCGTCACGCTCAAGCTGCGTCATGGGCAGACCTATCGCGAGTTCGAGACCTTCACCCGTCGCACGACGTTGCCCGACCCGACGGATCGGACCAGGCCGCTCTGGGAAGCCGCCCGTGACCTGTTCGACGCCTGGGCGCAGACAAGCTTTCGCCCAGTACGACTGATGGGCGTGCAGCTGGCAGACCTGCACGATGCGGGTGCCGAGTCGCAGTTGGACCTGTTCGATCGAGCCGACACCACGCTCGACAAGACCCTCGACCACGTGCGCGACCGCTTTGGCTCGGGAGCGATCGGCATGGGGCTCCGGCAGCGATGA